A part of Paenibacillus donghaensis genomic DNA contains:
- a CDS encoding NAD(P)/FAD-dependent oxidoreductase: MMYDVIVIGGGSSGLMASVAASKFGAKVLLIDKGNTLGRKLGISGGGRCNVTNAKEIDELIKFIPGNGRFLRSSLAAFSNKDIVEFFESMGIRLKEEDNGRMFPVSDKAKTVVDALVGKIRSQGVHIKVDSPVREVLFEGGQACGVILRSGEVVSSHSVIIAVGGKSVPQTGSQGDGYPWAEAAGHTITELYPTEVPLTSGEDYIRSKELQGLSMRNISLSVWNPKGKKLIEHEGDMLFTHFGLSGPVALRCSQYVVKALKQFAVPSVTLTLDLFPGKTAEELYSETWELAKQDARKAIKNVLKAQLPDRLIPLLLSKAELNEDITFHNIPKQAWLSLAKLLKAFPIEVNGTLSIEQAFVTGGGVNLKEVDPKTMESKLMKGLFFCGEVLDIHGYTGGYNITAAFTTGHSAGIHAAAAALT, translated from the coding sequence ATCATGTATGACGTAATTGTGATCGGAGGAGGTTCTTCAGGTTTGATGGCCAGTGTAGCAGCCAGCAAGTTCGGGGCCAAAGTTCTTCTGATAGATAAGGGCAATACGCTCGGCCGCAAGCTCGGCATCTCCGGCGGCGGCCGCTGCAATGTAACCAATGCCAAGGAGATTGATGAGCTGATCAAGTTCATTCCCGGTAACGGCAGATTCCTGCGCAGCTCACTGGCAGCGTTCAGCAACAAGGATATTGTCGAGTTCTTCGAATCGATGGGCATCCGCCTGAAGGAAGAGGATAACGGCCGGATGTTTCCGGTCTCGGACAAGGCCAAAACCGTTGTCGACGCGCTGGTCGGAAAGATCCGCTCCCAAGGCGTTCATATCAAAGTAGACAGCCCTGTGCGGGAAGTGCTGTTCGAAGGCGGACAGGCCTGCGGGGTTATTCTGAGATCCGGCGAGGTCGTAAGCAGCCATTCCGTCATCATTGCTGTCGGCGGCAAATCGGTGCCGCAGACCGGCTCCCAGGGAGATGGGTACCCTTGGGCGGAAGCTGCGGGGCATACTATTACAGAGCTGTACCCCACCGAGGTTCCGCTGACCTCCGGTGAGGATTACATCAGAAGCAAGGAGCTTCAGGGGTTGTCTATGCGCAATATCAGCCTGTCTGTGTGGAATCCGAAAGGCAAGAAGCTGATTGAGCATGAAGGAGATATGCTTTTTACCCATTTCGGTCTCTCAGGTCCCGTTGCACTGCGCTGCAGCCAGTACGTGGTCAAAGCCCTGAAGCAGTTTGCTGTCCCTTCTGTGACTCTTACCCTCGATCTCTTTCCGGGCAAGACTGCAGAGGAGCTGTACAGCGAAACCTGGGAGCTGGCCAAACAGGATGCCAGAAAAGCAATCAAAAATGTGCTGAAGGCCCAGCTTCCCGACCGTTTGATCCCGTTGCTGCTCAGCAAAGCCGAGCTGAATGAGGACATCACCTTCCATAATATTCCCAAGCAGGCTTGGCTGAGCCTGGCGAAGCTGCTGAAGGCTTTTCCGATTGAGGTGAACGGCACCTTGTCGATTGAACAGGCCTTTGTGACCGGCGGGGGCGTAAATCTGAAAGAGGTTGACCCCAAAACGATGGAATCCAAGCTGATGAAGGGGCTGTTCTTCTGCGGCGAAGTGCTTGATATCCACGGCTATACCGGCGGCTATAATATTACGGCAGCCTTTACAACAGGCCACTCGGCTGGAATCCACGCCGCAGCGGCAGCCTTGACTTGA
- a CDS encoding ABC transporter ATP-binding protein, with translation MEDLETEQELGEGVVLDVAIEAAGYEAGDTRIVDISFQVRKGELLGLIGPNGAGKSTTIKALLGLLKYSKAKVMIGGASKSYAYVPEQPVFYEDLTLWEHLDLAAAAYGLKFGLFESTAERLLKQFKMEHVRNDLPSGFSKGMKQKMMLMLGFLVQPDVYIVDEPFIGLDPRATKDFLRLLEAERERGAGVLMSTHVLDTAEKICDSFVLISEGQMTAWGTLDDIRSEAGLPEASLFDCFDELT, from the coding sequence ATGGAAGACTTAGAAACAGAGCAGGAGCTGGGCGAAGGGGTTGTGCTTGACGTTGCCATTGAAGCGGCAGGCTATGAGGCTGGAGATACGCGGATTGTCGATATCTCCTTTCAGGTGCGCAAGGGCGAGCTGCTGGGACTGATCGGACCTAACGGTGCAGGCAAAAGTACCACGATCAAGGCGCTCCTGGGGCTGCTCAAATACTCCAAAGCCAAAGTGATGATAGGGGGAGCCAGCAAGTCTTATGCTTATGTGCCCGAGCAGCCTGTGTTCTATGAGGATTTGACGTTGTGGGAGCATCTGGATTTAGCAGCTGCAGCTTACGGGCTGAAGTTCGGCCTATTTGAGTCCACGGCGGAAAGACTGTTGAAGCAGTTTAAAATGGAGCATGTGCGCAATGACCTTCCTTCCGGCTTCTCGAAAGGCATGAAGCAAAAAATGATGCTGATGCTCGGTTTCCTCGTGCAGCCGGATGTATATATTGTCGATGAGCCGTTTATCGGATTGGACCCGCGGGCCACGAAGGATTTCCTGCGTCTCTTGGAGGCGGAACGCGAGCGGGGCGCCGGAGTGCTGATGTCTACCCATGTGCTGGATACGGCTGAGAAAATCTGCGATTCGTTTGTGCTGATCTCCGAAGGGCAGATGACGGCCTGGGGAACGCTGGATGATATCCGCTCCGAGGCCGGACTGCCGGAGGCGTCGTTGTTTGATTGCTTCGACGAATTAACATGA
- a CDS encoding ABC transporter permease produces MLRRINMSTRKLVAEEAHAAVKQTAFTFPTARRLFWRRLRSHMHEQQKIIRTAADWTVLLYFIIPGGLLGGRFYLGFWNEPLPDWIGNIPFSLAAVLLVLVLSRGGMLLLLQEGDLLFLKQRTEWIRTIMLRGIVYSLILTTLKIAAVFVLLLPFLIRSFGWSADAAAALLVLSITASWFIKPMSHIVKVQRQGWRRWLWQLPGVVLPCGIYVRVVLYGSSQPLVLWITACLFAAGAILAIRLRLGLQGTFLNDVREDYKQRMRIAALMLRGVLDKPRPTRHKPWIFRKSQPLLKSTEPESRFAAAAVKALLRNPAHLKLYLQFMGVSLVAIFIVPAVLKWIIFIVLSLLFAYWLTSFWIFFAGDDYIGILPFTKEQKAEAGARTIPLLLIPYTVLCAAVVCIPVYSWWGLLLFIPVGAAAGLLISRVYTAIRLGR; encoded by the coding sequence TTGCTTCGACGAATTAACATGAGCACCCGCAAGCTCGTTGCCGAAGAGGCTCATGCTGCTGTCAAGCAGACTGCCTTCACCTTTCCTACCGCGCGGCGTCTATTCTGGCGGCGGCTGAGGTCCCATATGCATGAACAGCAGAAGATCATCCGCACGGCCGCCGACTGGACGGTGTTGCTCTATTTCATCATTCCCGGCGGCCTGCTTGGGGGCCGTTTCTACCTCGGCTTCTGGAATGAGCCGTTGCCGGACTGGATCGGAAACATCCCGTTCTCGCTGGCTGCCGTCCTGCTCGTGCTCGTGCTGAGCCGAGGGGGAATGCTGCTGCTCTTACAGGAGGGCGATCTGCTGTTTCTGAAGCAGCGTACCGAATGGATCAGGACGATTATGCTGCGGGGAATCGTGTACAGCCTGATCCTGACGACGCTCAAAATAGCTGCTGTCTTTGTTCTGCTTCTGCCTTTCCTGATCCGCAGCTTCGGATGGTCTGCCGATGCTGCCGCCGCATTGCTCGTGCTGAGCATCACCGCCAGCTGGTTCATCAAGCCGATGTCCCACATCGTCAAAGTGCAGCGCCAAGGCTGGCGCCGCTGGCTGTGGCAGCTTCCGGGAGTAGTGCTGCCCTGCGGCATTTATGTACGGGTTGTACTGTATGGAAGCAGTCAGCCACTGGTGCTGTGGATCACCGCGTGTCTGTTTGCGGCGGGAGCCATCCTCGCGATCCGGTTGCGGCTGGGCCTGCAGGGCACGTTCCTGAATGATGTGCGCGAGGACTACAAGCAGCGGATGCGGATCGCGGCGCTGATGCTGCGCGGTGTGCTGGACAAGCCGCGTCCGACCCGGCACAAGCCCTGGATTTTCCGCAAATCGCAGCCGCTGCTGAAGTCCACAGAGCCGGAGAGCCGGTTCGCCGCCGCCGCCGTCAAAGCGCTGCTGCGCAACCCGGCCCATCTGAAGCTGTACCTGCAATTTATGGGAGTCTCCCTGGTGGCGATTTTTATTGTGCCGGCCGTGCTGAAGTGGATTATATTCATAGTGTTGTCTTTATTGTTCGCTTACTGGCTGACCTCGTTCTGGATTTTTTTTGCCGGAGACGATTATATTGGCATTCTGCCCTTCACCAAAGAACAAAAGGCGGAAGCCGGGGCACGCACCATTCCCCTGCTGCTGATTCCCTATACGGTGCTGTGTGCAGCTGTAGTCTGTATTCCCGTCTATTCCTGGTGGGGGCTGCTGCTGTTTATCCCGGTGGGGGCTGCGGCCGGCCTGCTGATTTCGAGGGTGTATACCGCCATTCGCCTGGGCAGATAG
- a CDS encoding anti-sigma factor domain-containing protein translates to MDNTDKELCEWAEMYALGGLDEAEKLRFEQHMLTCAECREQVQELRAIIELLPLASAEVAPPSGMKSRVLGHVLSAGGAPGQQAAPVVDSAAGGGAPGAGTAAAVNSRPSPAPVPAPSTPSPAPRPYPISVKRGRRLRTLAAGIAAVAAALAIYSAVLQRDISGLRQELAAVAQERAGLQQQLALAQAPSTELKVNEVVQLGPAAEDIVASGLATIVIDAKGTHLLVQAEKLPELTGSEAYQVWLIKGDVKQSAGTFLASQGTGAMYYTFDPQGYDTVAITLEPDGQGEQPRGKPILVAAIEG, encoded by the coding sequence ATGGATAACACGGACAAAGAACTGTGTGAATGGGCAGAGATGTATGCGCTCGGCGGTCTGGACGAAGCGGAGAAGCTGCGGTTCGAGCAGCATATGCTGACCTGTGCCGAGTGCCGGGAGCAGGTGCAGGAGCTGAGGGCGATCATTGAGCTGCTGCCGCTCGCCTCAGCCGAAGTCGCCCCTCCTTCAGGCATGAAGAGCCGCGTGCTCGGCCATGTGCTGTCTGCCGGCGGCGCGCCGGGACAGCAAGCGGCACCGGTGGTGGATTCGGCTGCTGGCGGCGGTGCGCCCGGGGCGGGAACTGCAGCCGCTGTGAACAGCAGGCCTTCTCCGGCCCCGGTGCCTGCGCCAAGCACGCCGTCGCCTGCGCCGCGGCCTTATCCGATCTCTGTGAAGAGAGGCAGAAGGCTGCGTACGCTGGCCGCCGGAATTGCGGCAGTCGCGGCGGCATTGGCCATTTATTCCGCGGTGCTGCAGCGGGATATCAGCGGGCTGCGCCAGGAGCTTGCCGCAGTGGCCCAGGAACGGGCCGGACTGCAGCAGCAGCTCGCACTTGCGCAAGCTCCCTCCACCGAGTTGAAGGTTAACGAGGTGGTGCAGCTGGGTCCTGCGGCAGAGGACATTGTAGCCAGCGGCCTGGCGACCATAGTCATCGACGCCAAAGGGACCCATCTGCTGGTCCAGGCCGAGAAGCTGCCGGAACTGACCGGAAGCGAAGCGTACCAGGTCTGGCTGATCAAGGGCGACGTGAAGCAGAGCGCGGGTACGTTCCTGGCCTCGCAAGGAACGGGGGCGATGTATTACACCTTCGACCCGCAAGGGTACGATACCGTGGCTATTACGCTGGAGCCGGATGGGCAGGGCGAACAGCCGCGCGGCAAGCCGATTCTGGTTGCTGCGATCGAAGGATAA
- a CDS encoding RNA polymerase sigma factor has translation MTETLDDRELMKLVGEKDPAALEWLYDRYERIVYSFAFRIVQDAMAAEEVVQELFLRVWTHSERYDEAQGKLTTWMFAVTRNIAVDMLRRKSVRDQGISVEDTTLHTMADEHADTEAQVELRSEGERMRKVLTELSRDQQQVIDSIYYGGMTQQEVSERYNIPLGTVKSRVRLALKQMKKHLRLEGRREGYDG, from the coding sequence ATGACAGAAACTCTGGATGACAGAGAGTTAATGAAGCTTGTTGGAGAGAAGGACCCTGCGGCGCTGGAATGGCTCTATGACCGTTATGAGAGAATCGTGTATTCGTTCGCTTTCCGCATTGTACAGGATGCCATGGCAGCCGAAGAGGTGGTGCAGGAGCTGTTCCTGCGGGTATGGACCCACAGTGAGCGGTATGATGAAGCCCAAGGTAAATTAACTACCTGGATGTTCGCGGTCACGCGCAATATCGCCGTCGATATGCTGCGCCGCAAATCGGTGCGGGACCAGGGAATTTCAGTGGAAGATACAACCCTGCATACGATGGCTGACGAGCATGCGGATACAGAGGCTCAGGTTGAGCTAAGAAGCGAAGGGGAACGTATGCGCAAGGTGCTGACCGAGCTGAGCCGGGATCAGCAGCAGGTGATTGATTCCATTTATTACGGAGGCATGACCCAGCAGGAGGTCTCTGAGCGTTATAATATTCCGCTCGGAACGGTGAAGAGCCGTGTGCGGCTTGCTCTGAAGCAAATGAAGAAGCACCTGAGGCTTGAAGGAAGGAGGGAAGGATACGATGGATAA